CTGTTGCCTTATTGAAGGTGACACGCCCCAGGGGCTGTGTTGAGAAAATCACAAAAGGCAAATCacttggaaaaataatgtttttggttttttttttttttggggtCCTTTCAGGTCCTGGAGTCTTGACCCGGACTCTGCTCAATGCGGGTGTCAGAGTGGTAGCTCTAGAAAGTCAcccagcttttctttcaaaattacagGTCCGTATCTGATATGGTATTCCATTTCTAAGACTTAAGAGGAAAGTAAGACATGAACTTAAAAATGCGTAGGAACTTGGATCCAAAAGATATTAGCTAGTAATAGTTACTTGTAACATCCGATGTAATACTTAGTATTTTTAAGTATTGTTTGGTTTTACATTGCACGTTCAGTAATGGTCTATTTTATAACTATTTCATTTGATGTCTTGTGTCTGTACATATGCGTTCAAGTTCATCATCTCCCTGTGAATAGTTCCGTACTCAAATTAGAGGCTAACGCTCATCAAAAGCATTGCAGCAGTGTGTGCGTAGGCAGACAACAAATCTATATAGTGTTGGCTATTTTCATTATGTCACAGTATTATTTAATCTGTTGTTCTGTTGTTAGTTGGCAATACGGAACCCTGACAAGCGTTGCCTCTTCTGTTCACCGTGCCATTGCATGGTTTCATATGTTCTCAGGCACAGAGCCTTAGAAGCTGCACTGCATGGATTGTGTTACTGTGGAGATTAGGATGTTACTACTCTCACCTGTTTTAAAATGCGCCTTATAGTGGCATTTTATACGCAATTCTCTGCATATATGAAGATTTCTGTTGTAAATCACCAAATGTAATGGTTTGTGTAGATTAATACAGCGTATTACTCGTCTGGGGAGGGTTTAAAAGCTCCAGTTCAGCAGCACAAAAATGCCTTGCGTAATAAAGGAAGCTATTCTGTCAGTTATAAGAAGCAACTCTGCAATCTGACTTTCTGACTGGATAGTTATTTTCTGTAGCACTTGAGTAATTATTTGTCTGGGCTGAGTGTTTTGTAAGGCAGCTTACTGCATTCacatttcttcatctgaaatttaatttgGTTTAGTCCCTAGAGAATAGCCTGGATGGACAATTAAAGGTAATCTACGGTGATTTCTTCAGACTGGATCCTTTGGTTACTGGAGCAGTGAAGCCACCTGCTGTGTGTTCTGACAAACTTTTTGAAGCCATGGGTATAGCAGCAGTTCCTTGGAGAGCAGGTACGTGTATATGATAACACattacaaatacatttgaagGGTGCATAGGCATTTTGGCGAGATCTTTGGGACTTGCTTGAGATAGCTgttcttttttaacatatttgTTGGATTCATGGATGTTGTTTGCTCGTTTcctaattttcagttttatttagtTAGGTTCTTAATAACTTCAAGAAATGGCAAAACAAAGTCTCAACTATTTGTCATATAAAGATTTAGTCTAATGCAGACAGGGCTTAGTTTTGAATAAAGCTTGAATTTTATTCGTTCTTGAATAAAATGAGCGGACGgatcttttttccttaattgcGTTATAACCTACATGTTAGTATTAATGAGATTGTCCAGTACGTATTGTAAAATTTTAAAGAGACTTTTACACACTATTGAAACAGATGTACCTGTGAAAGTTTTTGGAATCTTTCcacaaagaaaggagaggaacaCACTTTGGAGGCTACTTTTTATCCTGTATGAATGCAGTTCCATATACAGATATGGAAGAGTAGAACTCAACATCTTTATAAGTGAAAAAGAGTACAAGGTATGTGCAAGAGATTTTAAAGGTAGTAGAGAAAAAGTGATGCTTCAGAGAGCACCAAGACCTTGCATAGTCAACCTTTTTGTTagggaatttcttttttttttttctgccagaatTTTTAAATCTTGTCTGTTTCCTACTTGTTCTCTTTATGAATTAAtaacactgacaaaaaaaaccaaaactctgTTGTCACTTAACAACAAATCCTTCAGACGTGAAGGCTGGCCCTTTGTGAAGGAtatgcagcagcagatgggtTGCTTCCCACTGTAACTTCTGAGGTGCTGCAATTCTGCGGTGCTTTTGCGACATGATTGTTTCCAAGTTGCAGGTAATAATCAGTGAAGAGGGAATTCAAAATGCCTCTTGAAGAGGATTTGGAATTAGTAAACAGCAAGCTCAGTTTGAGCCAACTTTGCATgcagtactgaaaaaaatggaggcAAAATGCAATCGATTTACGCAACTTTAATAAAAAGTTGTGTGCACTAAGATGGAGAATAGCTTTCTGGGTTATGTGTTCATCATTTGTGCTGTCCCAGTCTTTCAGAACTGTACTTCTAGTTCAaggctacttttttttttatgaaacagGTTCATAAAGCACTAAACTTTCATTACTTGAGGTAAGGAAAGACTTTCAGGTGTGCCTACACAAGCTGTATTCTAACACcctactggaaaaataaaatgaagcctTGAgtatatttatttgcaaaatggCAGGTTGGATACCACTGAAATACCAGCGTGTTATCCTTCTAGTGGCCAGACTTACGAGCAGAGAATGAAGAATCTTCTTAAATGAGTTTTGGGAACCCAAGTAAAAGCAACGAGAACCTTCTTTTAGTGGGCTCCTTTGgttctcttctattttttttgtgggtttttgttgaTTATATGTCAGAGCTCTCTAAATATTTTACGAGAAGTTAAATCTCTCTGTTATGACTTCTTTCTTTGATCTATTTGGACATAACCATgagggttttctttttgattttgtggggtttttttttgttagtttttaacACTAAGCGTTGTCAAATCTGCGATATTGTAATGTCAGGAGGATGACTGCAAGCTGCTTAATGGTCAGCTTGGCTTACTGTGTATCTTATTGGGAATATTCTCCTGCCAATGTGAAAGAACTCAACCTGTAACCTCTGCCTACattgcagttttaaaacaaaataccatCCCTGTTTCTCCTCTGTGTGAAACTTGTCTGTGCCTTGCAAGGAGCCAGAAAGTACAAGCTGGAACTTCCTACACAGTTCAGTTATCCAAATAATTACTACGAAGAAATACTTAGACTGCCAGAATGTTTTCTAATTGTGCTTTCTAGTAAAACATACTAAAATAGAACCAATTTGAGGCCTAATGTAACTTCACTTTGGAATTTGAGATTTAACTGTGAAGTTCTTGTCACTTGTTAAAATTCTAAGGGTTTTTCTTAGATGAAGAAgcaatcttgtttttttttaaataaaaatattcttgctttgttgttttgttagGTGTTAACAGCGAAGCCTGGGGAATTGAGAATTTACCAAGCACTTTCTGTGCTTTGGCAAGCGGGATGTGACATTCAGCTACTGCACATGGTAATTTTTTTGTACCGACTGAGCACGGTTTAATGCTATAATTGTGTATACAGAAAGGAATTTATACTCTTTTTGCTATGGTAAACTAACTGGAAGGGAATTTGGCTTTTAGATTAGTTTGCTAGAAGAGTCTTTTCAGTCTTGCTAGGTGTTGCGTGAGACTCGGTCTGCTCTTCCAGTCTCACAGTCTGCTTTTCATGTCCTCTGTATTTTGACTTCACGCATGCTTCTGCCTTCCTGAATAGTTTTCAGTAGAAACAACATTTTCCGTTTCTATGCTTCTCATGCAATGAAGGCCTGCTGCTCCTGTTAGTCAAGAAGTAGCATACTTCATCAAGTGTGTTAAGGTTTAGTTTAAAGAAGTGTTTCTAAATTGTTCCCCCGACACACCTGAGCACATGGATATCAACTTTGACTTGCTTGacttttttaagatttatttttgtttgtgccCTGTTTTTCTAGGAACCTCTTTCCTAGTTGAAATGTTATGCTAGTGTAAAAGCAAAAGTGTAGCTATCTGTTGCCCTTCAAATAGCTTATACCATGAGGGATAATGAGCGCTTTTCTAAATATGATAGGGTTGAAGAAAACCATAATGCTTGGGGAGCTTAAGGAACCATTGCATGGGCATGCACTGGTCTTACGCTGTCTTCCTTGAACGTGCTTATAGCTGCTTCTGGAGTGAAGTTGTTGAATAAAGTTGAAAATGGAGTAAATTTCTAATTTGATAGGATTGATggtaaatgtttttctaaattgTCACAGAGCACTTTAATTCTGTAATGCACTTGTTCCCTCTCATAGGAGCCTTGGTCATCGTTTTTAACTAATTTGAAAAACAGGAGACTGGCAGTTCCAAAGAGCGCGGTAAGAGCATGGtattgccttttcttcttctagaCATGCAGCTAAACCACTTTGATAtaggttaaaaataattttataacaGTGTATATATCTCTTTTGATTGCAAATAGTGtattattttaagaagtgtGCTAGTTAAAACTCACAGGTGGCAATGTAGATGGGTCAGAAGTATTGTCTGTTTCCACTAAGAAAGTTAaatcttaagaaataaaaataaaaatttactcATAGTGTATCTGTTTgatttcccatttcctttcctgtacAGCTATTTTAGTTACAGAACAAAATTTTATAGCCTTGGCATCTGAGGGAATTACCTCGTAATGACTTCTGAAACTCTTTCAGAAGCGTTGTTACAGGTACTGCTGAAACACTTCATCTAAGAGAAAGACAGACGCTGtttaaaaatgagttattttcagtgacttgtttcatttctcttgcaGATGCTGCCAAATGACCATTTATGTTTGGTACGACTGACTCCCCAGCAAAACCTATTTACAGGAGGCTTGAAGCCTGCTAATTCagctacttttattttcatggttAAGCAGTGTCTTACTAAACCCAGGTCTAAACTTATTGATAGATTAAAGTAAGTATGGAAGAAGTACAGTTTTTATActctttgtatattttttatttgtagctGAAATAGAACTACTTTATTGTCTACACATGGAGTAGAAAATTTCATCTTTCCAGCCCAAAATACACTATTTTGGGTACTATTCCTGGTCTTTGTTCACAATTCTGAGGCTTGGCAGGAAGGTAGACAGGTATATAGAGTGTAGATTTGCATTAAGTGTCTGTACTTCAAATGTCAGTGAGCTCATGTATCTGCAAGAAACTTTCATTCAGTTTAGACATAATAAAGTCACTGAGATTTTGCaagtataaaaatgaaaaagctgaagaagaggTTTAGATTAGCATCGCTTTGATGTTTCTTATAATGAAATTAGCTGAAGGTTATTGAAGGTTGAGTAGGGATGTCCTCAAATGGCTTTCTGTCATCGaattcaaaattcagtttttagaGTTATTTACCAATTGTGCAGCTCTCATTATTCCCTTTGATACGACATTGGAGCTATTGGCTTTGCTTTGTGGTCACTAGATTTCTGTTCCCATAAGTGAGACATGTTTGCACTCTCTGAAgttttgacttcattttttgATGAGAATAATTAACGTATGTCTCACTTGTTGCTAGGGGTTTATGGGTGTAAGTTTCTAGATAGGAGTTGCGGGGGCTAAACAAAAAAGCTAATAAATTCCAGTAACTCATTTAGCACAGACAAGTGCAAAAAGCCTTAATGGATTTCCTTCTTAAGGCTCAATGAGGTacctgctctctgctctgtctTTCAGCCAGGAAATGGAGCTAACCTTGAAGGCTTTTAATCTGCTTCTTCTCTAGATACCTTTTATTGTCTGGGAAATAATTAATGTATATGCACATTTTATAAAAGGTCTAGTTTTCATAGAAATGATGTGGAAACAGTTTATAGATCTATTGAAAATACCTGGGAGGTGTAAGCCACGCTAAATCGTGCTATACCAAATCACTTTCTTGAAGATGACCTTGGCTTTCATTTCCCAGGCATTGAAGAGtaacccccttttttttctgtattgccTGTTGCTGATTTAGGCAGCTTAGATAGAGGTGGGTTATGTGGTTTGATATTCTCTGTCTGCTGGGTGCTTTATTTGTTATCTGCATGTGGTCGTAGTAGGAGTTCCTTTCTGCTTGCGGTATGGATTGAAAATAACTTGTGTTATGGGAAGAAATCATTAACTTCTAGAAGCACTGGAAGGATGAAATTGATCTTCAGATACCgcttcttgctctttttcacAGGAAGGAGTGCTCTTTTTtgatcttttgtttgtttgtttcagttcatGGAGCTTGGACAACACTGACAAATTATTGAAAGCTCTAGAAATTCCAAAATATGTTGAAACAGGGAATGTATACCCAGAAGACTACAAGCGTCTTTTTTGTGCTTTGCAAAACTCTGCTATGTTCACTGAAAGCTGGTTCCACGATGAGGTCTTGGAAAGTATAAGGAACATAAACTTATGAATCTAAAGCTGCTGTCTTTTGGAAGATCATCTTTGCTTCTGGAAGATTACTGTGATAAGAAATGATTTGAATAAAATCGAGGTATTATTAGCTAGATGACTTCCTGtccaaacaggaaaataaacgTAGCAAGTAAAAAGAGCCCTACTATACGTGATGAAACTGTGAGACTTTACAGTTAACTGGGTCACAGTCCTATCCAGAATGGACAAACCTGGCATCTTCTCCAGGAGCGTATTAGCGACCCTCTGCTTTTGGATGTGCCACTTAAACTGAACTTGTTACCATGCTACTGTGTATTTAcagcacttgaaaaaaataacaggcCAAATAGTGATGTGTGCGGTTTGTATTTTAGTGCTTGTTATTGGAATCCTCTTTTGACGATTCCCAAAATACACGGGTCTGTATAAGCACTGACTCTGTTTTATCATCTGCTCTGAAAACCTTGCAGTCTAAAGCAatgtaatattaataaattGTGAGTGGTGGGTTAATGAAGGCAAGGTAATGACAGCATGATAAAACATCAACAGAGTGTGGAGTAAAATTGTTATATTTATGGTTGggtaaaaaaaattgcagttttttcttttgaaaacttgaAATGACTAAACACTGGGCAGTCTGTTCTAGTTTACCATTTGCAAACACCTGCATAAAGATGGGCTTTATCTTGTTTTCGGTCTGAAATCCAAGTCACTAATTAATTCAGTGTTGTATAAACagttgggaaaaataattttctttactgtaagCTTTGCAATATAAATTTGTTTAATATGTATTACATGTATATAAAACCTTACTTTAAGACGATGTGCTATTGA
The sequence above is drawn from the Numida meleagris isolate 19003 breed g44 Domestic line chromosome 3, NumMel1.0, whole genome shotgun sequence genome and encodes:
- the TFB2M gene encoding dimethyladenosine transferase 2, mitochondrial; the encoded protein is LVLRAGGPSGRFIACPRLARTVQRCLQAGSGPLPVVLECAPGPGVLTRTLLNAGVRVVALESHPAFLSKLQSLENSLDGQLKVIYGDFFRLDPLVTGAVKPPAVCSDKLFEAMGIAAVPWRADVPVKVFGIFPQRKERNTLWRLLFILYECSSIYRYGRVELNIFISEKEYKVLTAKPGELRIYQALSVLWQAGCDIQLLHMEPWSSFLTNLKNRRLAVPKSAMLPNDHLCLVRLTPQQNLFTGGLKPANSATFIFMVKQCLTKPRSKLIDRLNSWSLDNTDKLLKALEIPKYVETGNVYPEDYKRLFCALQNSAMFTESWFHDEVLESIRNINL